CACAAGGCCAGTTCAAGCCCCCCCGCAAGCGCGTAGCCGTCGATGACCGCGATCGTGGGCAATTCAAGATTCTCGACTTTGAGGAAGAGATCCCGCATCGCAGCCGTGAAAGCGAGGTGGCGGCCAGCATCTTCCATCATGTTCTCTTCATGAAGTGCCTTCAGGTCTCCGCCTGCCGAGAACGCGCGCCCGCCTGCTCCGCGAACCACCACTGCGACAACTGAAGAATCTTCCTTGGCAACATCGAGTGCCCCAGAAAGATCGTCCATGAAGTCCCAGTTGATGGCATTCATCGCGTGCGGACGGTTCAGCGTTATATGGGCAACGCGATCTCGAATGTCGAGTAAAACGGCCTGATTGCTCTCGGAAACATTTGTCTGGGTCATTTTTCCCCCATTGTCGTGTGGTTGGTCTGAGGCAGCGCCTCACTTCTCTCGAGCTCGCGCCGAGCCAGAATTTTTTCCTTAAGGGCGAACTTGCGTAGTTTGCCCAGCGAGGTCCGCGGGAGTTCATCGACTGTTTCCACGTATTCGGGAATGAACTGTCGCGTCAACCCCGCCTCATCGAGGTATTCGCGTATCTCCTCGACGGTTAATTGCTCGCCAGGATCGACCAGCTCAAGGACCGCACACACTCTCTCGCCAAGCCGTCGATCTGGCAGCCCGATAACGGCGGCTTGACGGATCCTCGGATGGCCGTTAAGGAGATGCTCCACTTCCACGACCGGGACGTTCTCCCCTCCGCGAATGACCAGTTCTTTTGATCGACCCGCGATCGTCAGGAAACCATCTTCATCAAGGAAACCAAGGTCGCCACTACGAAACCAGCCGTCGGCGGTCAAAGCCTGCTGCGTCAGGTTCTCACGTCCGTAGTAACCCGGCGTAACCGAAGGTCCGCGCACCGCAATCTCCCCGACGCTGCCGGTGGGCACGCTTTCGCCGGCCGGCCCGAGGACCCGGATCTCGGCCGACAAAAGAGGTCGTCCGTCAGACGTGGCTAGCTTCTCGGCTGGATCGTCAGGACTTCCACAGGTACCGTAAAGAACCTCGCTCATCCCCCACCCCGGGCACAGCCGAAGCCCTGGCATGCGGTGCTGAAGCTCGGCTATGACCTGGCGAGGAATCGCGCCACCACTCACCCGAACTCGTGTCCAGCTAGAAATGTCGCGCTGGCTGAAATCGCTGTGGTCCAGAATGTCCATGAGGTAGGTGGGCATAGCCGGCCCATAGGTGACCCGCTCGTCCTCGATTACCCTTAGCGCGGTGCCTGCATCCCACGAGTCCATATATATGGTGGTGGTCCCCAACGCCAGTGGGACATAAAGCCCGTTGAGGAAGCCTGCCGCGTGCCCGAGCGTGGTGGGGACGAAGAACCGGTCCTCGCTCGTCAATTCCAGTCGCTCGATCAACGCGCGCGCGCTGGACAGAATTGTACGGGCGGTATGCATGACACCCTTCGGCTCACCCGTTGTTCCGCTCGTGAAGTTCAGGAGGAGGAGGTCGTCCGGCCCCCGCACGAACTCGCCAGCGCCGATTGCGGCGCGGGCGCCGGCAAGCTCGGGTGCGTTGCCTGCTTCAAGAAGCTCCTCCCAAATCAAGGCGCCCTCGGTGTCGCCGGTCTGTCCGATTGCGATGACCTGCCGAAACAGAGGAATTCCGCCGGCGCTGGCAAGGTCGAGGGCCTCGTGGACGTACTCACGCTTCCCCAGCCGCGCCGGGACGAACATCGTAGTCGCCCCACCGATGGCGAGCTGGCGTGACAGGTCACGGCCGCGGTAGATCGTAGAGATCGGCATCACAACGGCGCCTATTGCGGTGGCCGCAAGGTAAGTCACGTACGACTGGTGCCAGTTCGGGACCTGCAGGGCGAGAACATCTCCCGCTCCGACCCCAAGCTTCTGTAAGGCAGCACCAAATGCCGTCACCTGATCCCAAAGCTCGGCTACCGTTAGCCTGCCACTGAGGACTGGCGCGCCGTCTCGTTTCGATGCGGCGACATCGTATGAACAGACCGCCTCTTGCTCCGGCGACCGCTGCCTCCAGGACCTCAAGAGTGAGATGACGTTCAGCTGCATGCCCTCACCACCTATCGGTTCACGCTTCCTGAGGTTCGGCGTCATTTCAAGCAGCAGGTTTGCTATAGGGGAGGGACTCACTCACCTTAGGCTTGCCATAGGGGAGGGACTCACGACCGATCACCTCACGCGCGACAATCATCTTCATGATCTGAGCGGTTCCGTCACCGAGTTCGAAGCCCATAACGTCCCTCATACGGCGATCGTGCGGGAGATCGGAACTGAATCCGGGCCAACCGGCAAGAAGGACGCAATCGTGCAAGGCCTGGAAAGCTGCCTCGCAGCCGTACCACTTGACCATTGCGGCCTCCTTCGAGTGCGGAAGGCCCGCGTCCTTTTGCGCGAGAACCTTGTAAGCCAGCAGCTTTGCGGCTTCGAGCTTTGTGGCATGTTCAGCGATTGGGAAGTTCACTCCCTGAAACCGGGAAAGTGAGCCACCGAACGCCTGCCTAGCCCGGACGTACTCGGTAACCTCCGCGAGGGACTTCTCTGCGGCTCCGATGCACACGAGGGCGAGGAATGCGCGGTTGTAGTCAAAGAACTGCATAGCCTCCCGGAATCCCTCGTTCTCGCGGCCGATCAGATTCTCAGCGGGGATCCGGAGGTTGTCGTAGTACGCCTGCCCCCGTTTGGTGACACGCTGTCCCGCGCTCTGATAGATGCGGGATTCAATCCCGTCGACATTCCAGTCCGTGGCGAAGAGCGACACACCTTTGGCACCAGGGCCACCCGTCCGCGCAAAGATGAGCCCCCAGTCGGCCAGGCCTGCATAAGAGACCGACCCCTTCTCACCACTGATCACCCATTCGTCACCATCACGCTCAGCGGTAGTCCGCAATGAGCCGGCGTCGGAGCCTGCCTCAGGCTCGGTGATTGTAATGGCGAAGGGAGAACCGGCGGCGACCATCGGAGCATATTTATCACGAACAGTTGGGCTCATCAAGTGCATGAGTTCACCGAAGAAAACGCCGTTCACGACCATAATCGCAAGCCCGACGTCGGCGCGTCCCATCTCGTAGGCCGCTGCGCCACACTGGACGAACGTTGCGGAGGAACCGCCATTCTCCGACGGGATGCGGAGACTCGTCAGGCCGGTTTCGGCGAGGTCCTTAAAGATCTGAGGATCAATCGTTTCTCCGCGGTCCCAAGATTCGGCGTGCGGGACGATGCGTTCCTCACAGAATGCGCGTGTCATGTCCGCGAGTGCGATCGCGTCTTCGTCCAGTCTGAAATCCATGGCTATTCAACCCTCCGATGTCGTGTGTATCCTGTATACCGCATCGCCATGGGCGCCGCAACACAGGCGTCCCAGATGATAGAAACCACGGGTTGCGAAAGGAGAGCGTCTACCTCGCGGGGGCCGCTTTAGAGGCGATAGTCGCGAATATCGATGGGTTTTAGAATGCTGGATGGCTTGCTACGATCAGCAACCTCAAGCGCAGTGAATGGTCGACGGGCCAATCAGTCAGCCAGTGAGGGTCCGCCGCACAAAATGCTCCAACTGCGCGACGTTGCGGCATTCGTGCATGGCGACAGCCGTGGCATACTCCGAGGCGTGGGAGTCCCCCGTTCCCCATAGGGCGAACCGCTCGGGATTCAGCCAGTAGAGTCGCCTCGCTCGAGCCGCAATTTCCCTGAGCGCACCGGTGCAGGGTGGACGTCCGTTGCTCCGAGCATCACCGAGAATCAGGACAGTAGTTCTAGGGCTAACCGCCGCAAGATGCTGCTCACAAAACTCCTCGAAGACTTGTCCGTAATCGCTGTTCCCGTGCCCCGATCGGATTCGCGGATCATCGACGAGCCCGGTCAGGAACGCATCTGGAGATCGAGTCTGGCGTAGCAACCCTGTCGATTCAGCGACCCGGTTGACGAATGGATACAGCCGGACTTGCCGAACACTTTGCGCAATTCCCGCGAGCAGCATTGAGGTGAAGCCAGAGAATCCAGCAACTGAACCCGACACATCACAGAGGACAACCAGTCGAGGACGCGTCGGCCTCCGCCGCTTTGCCACAGGCTTGACCGGGATGCCACCCGTCGAAAGTGCGGCGCGCATAGTCCGACGTACGTCAATGTGCCCGCGACGACTCTGGTGCGATTTCAGCGACATGGCGCTCGCTATCTGCCGCGCCAGGGGCGATACGAGACGCTGAATCTGTTCGAGTTCGTCAGCGCTCGCGTTGAGAAAGTCTCGTCGATTAATGTTCGCTAGTACCCCGTAATCGGCTACCCGCTGGGCGCCTTTCTGTGCGCCCGTCCGGAGCCGGACCTCCCGCTGGATGCGTTGCGAGAACACATCCCAGCCCCTGGAAGACCGGGCAGCGATGATGCTCCCACCAACTTCGTCGTCCAGCCCTCTTGCCAGTGTCAAGACCTCGTCTCGACCAACTGCTCCCAACGTCTGCAATGCGGACCAGGCCGAGAGGGATCCACGGGACTTGGCGACGCGTCCGTGCGCTTCAACCGCGACTACAGCCAAGCGTTCCACCGTGCGTATGTCGCCCGTTCGGAGCGCGCGAGCGAGGCGAGCGTTCAGATCATCGACGGACGCATCCGCAGGATACCGATCCGAGTCAGAAGGCCCCCCAAACCACAAATCGAAGAGCGCATCAAAAGTGGTCTGGTCGCCGCCGCGCCGGATCAAGGTCGCCTTTAAAGCCTCTCGGACCGTGTCTCGGTCGGAAACGCCAAGCGCCACCATCGCATTCGCGGCGTCGAGGGTTTCCCCTGTCCCAACGGGTATTCCCTTATCCCGGAGGGAGGACACAAGCGTGAGCAGGGTGGCTGTCAGACCACGATCATCTTGCGTTGCAGTAATCACGATGCCAGTTCAGTCAGGGCTGTGGTCGCCTTCTCAATGTCGTCGTGATGTTTCAGCACTACACCCAGTGTCTCGGTGATGACGCCGCCCGTCATCTCAGTCGCACCCATGGCCACCAGGGTTCGGGCCCAATCAAGCGTCTCGGACATGGAAGGCGCTTTTCTGAGG
The Diaminobutyricimonas sp. LJ205 genome window above contains:
- a CDS encoding AMP-binding protein — translated: MSPSPIANLLLEMTPNLRKREPIGGEGMQLNVISLLRSWRQRSPEQEAVCSYDVAASKRDGAPVLSGRLTVAELWDQVTAFGAALQKLGVGAGDVLALQVPNWHQSYVTYLAATAIGAVVMPISTIYRGRDLSRQLAIGGATTMFVPARLGKREYVHEALDLASAGGIPLFRQVIAIGQTGDTEGALIWEELLEAGNAPELAGARAAIGAGEFVRGPDDLLLLNFTSGTTGEPKGVMHTARTILSSARALIERLELTSEDRFFVPTTLGHAAGFLNGLYVPLALGTTTIYMDSWDAGTALRVIEDERVTYGPAMPTYLMDILDHSDFSQRDISSWTRVRVSGGAIPRQVIAELQHRMPGLRLCPGWGMSEVLYGTCGSPDDPAEKLATSDGRPLLSAEIRVLGPAGESVPTGSVGEIAVRGPSVTPGYYGRENLTQQALTADGWFRSGDLGFLDEDGFLTIAGRSKELVIRGGENVPVVEVEHLLNGHPRIRQAAVIGLPDRRLGERVCAVLELVDPGEQLTVEEIREYLDEAGLTRQFIPEYVETVDELPRTSLGKLRKFALKEKILARRELERSEALPQTNHTTMGEK
- a CDS encoding acyl-CoA dehydrogenase family protein codes for the protein MDFRLDEDAIALADMTRAFCEERIVPHAESWDRGETIDPQIFKDLAETGLTSLRIPSENGGSSATFVQCGAAAYEMGRADVGLAIMVVNGVFFGELMHLMSPTVRDKYAPMVAAGSPFAITITEPEAGSDAGSLRTTAERDGDEWVISGEKGSVSYAGLADWGLIFARTGGPGAKGVSLFATDWNVDGIESRIYQSAGQRVTKRGQAYYDNLRIPAENLIGRENEGFREAMQFFDYNRAFLALVCIGAAEKSLAEVTEYVRARQAFGGSLSRFQGVNFPIAEHATKLEAAKLLAYKVLAQKDAGLPHSKEAAMVKWYGCEAAFQALHDCVLLAGWPGFSSDLPHDRRMRDVMGFELGDGTAQIMKMIVAREVIGRESLPYGKPKVSESLPYSKPAA
- a CDS encoding VWA domain-containing protein yields the protein MITATQDDRGLTATLLTLVSSLRDKGIPVGTGETLDAANAMVALGVSDRDTVREALKATLIRRGGDQTTFDALFDLWFGGPSDSDRYPADASVDDLNARLARALRTGDIRTVERLAVVAVEAHGRVAKSRGSLSAWSALQTLGAVGRDEVLTLARGLDDEVGGSIIAARSSRGWDVFSQRIQREVRLRTGAQKGAQRVADYGVLANINRRDFLNASADELEQIQRLVSPLARQIASAMSLKSHQSRRGHIDVRRTMRAALSTGGIPVKPVAKRRRPTRPRLVVLCDVSGSVAGFSGFTSMLLAGIAQSVRQVRLYPFVNRVAESTGLLRQTRSPDAFLTGLVDDPRIRSGHGNSDYGQVFEEFCEQHLAAVSPRTTVLILGDARSNGRPPCTGALREIAARARRLYWLNPERFALWGTGDSHASEYATAVAMHECRNVAQLEHFVRRTLTG